The following proteins are co-located in the Takifugu flavidus isolate HTHZ2018 chromosome 16, ASM371156v2, whole genome shotgun sequence genome:
- the zfyve26 gene encoding zinc finger FYVE domain-containing protein 26 isoform X4, with the protein MADVHPFGCESETSLRDLFDYFRKGLQHGQWELAGACVPQLLNSPAELSEKLLNLIKAIVCHPYSLKWESMGSPHKLAWYWLQVLEKWTEERVSSEKRKELEFLLLLEELESEGIAEDVIKDLHQAFELKASDGSRGEAAVVSCLQSLLEKKKHRLAQTLSQFFQDKSCTEPHTLQHTFIQYLMKELGAPEPEKAADWAQAIYAVLSVMPWSNCSRGGQLEVLCEGLWAAREGPLAEERILSSLLRPRCDSLISVYCSTALRLQRDLLLRGTPHIQVDLPESEKLTLSLCCCKDRPSVWKAIYFECLTSGKHFLEQVLVTALDLIKHEEFDQLRDLLKLEFRPLSRLLLLLGWNQCRSLSSAKTLLSILHLDQAPANDSVLQEFADILSSQLGLLEWCKHNNTVPTEALLAQLHTLDTHSALYILHSLTPLAQFEECKILELLEQLPSSRRTEEAESAPGPAVQKNVVLFQGFCAMKYATYALFANAHKYADCTECELVQQQQQLTGADADQTTTSLKGCHLLFRHYLSECRLYLEAVPVMFRLELLENIFSLLFLSTADLTQQKETTSNTCSAAQWEHLSSTNRHSQKKYNTCEVENENQEQSSGSMKAAPSHFLDLGHFVQGCRGFLPDVTAVEGFLKLLKDALEDMCVVGQQAGQETGRAKLAERISCSVKADTYGTRLQRLSKHIAEAQWRLQIITSNHGAASGLESPVQVSGVRAPLTSVGHSKSSSLRRRKRAGRRSPERQASTERRHGEGSTSPSEGMLAFGLPKIKAKGHFSSVTMQHLSFETVEAGPCLALWSWRSVPVEVPTVGWSLPCCPLLSPYSCPASAEVSQVFDLESSACSGELMFMERYKEVLQELEQVEQKMENQSVSSSSSSSEGLGMAAGSGAGRCRLGSSGRSTLQAIGSAAAAGVAFYSISDIADRLLSTPAHPVPSLEEDYWLSPCVSDPSGLLSTLLEELSPASMAAFDLACCHCHLWKTSRQLLDTAERRLNSSLEARGVRVNLMKGPRLEGICGFPTVLQQITKILNHSSTYKSSVKTESVGEDPAFASPFGCCIQEVLLCCHPVLSEECIAARLSLVQRLESILHILSTATDGPDCSVASALPALLVEQASLKQSELDAHPVRSNMKQLLRSLDQLSPFEPDGGLARPDYVRSFLDYINTLASVVVRSLDSEDQNSEVKLGNPLLVLLQSPFQLLSYLLFDRQVSPERLLLLLQQEQLRLSVQEVIVLRCCKTLPLWTFSPEDDVAGDSTLAKKDRGVFSTASLCVLFQQHAQEHLPALGLIEGPADASWESEASVEERSAVPTNLCASPNSSQSQSSSSSCSFLLTPSALSFLKSHSPLLATLACLSACKGEAARTQSSGWSGYFRSGRKEVVLDGEQIACEVDHLLKDFPILRFYLQSMAEPVLGTLSNEDEEGSPGLGALVCGKPLISLLLSGPQEEVAQVVAAEAFQKALSSRDLGRALRLLELYGQGCSQEGALRDLLLACAALQDGDQGIPQLFRVQNANLRARVALQALENWPLSAGRELLEFCLHDPSTDSSLRTDLEVKKKELDIYHWMLTLNPPLPWATWQELRSESNSNSEAILSKMLEAKEFALCAQWSELYAVPDQLRLQLKTEHLLHLLESSQTDEAFQLLEGLPDSGVALEICERALDRRPGLAACHFLADYLSLHFQRQVSPARRQHIHALHLGSKVLLTLPPAARQDYFCLLSEPLLMLEQLLMNLKVDWADVAVRTLRSLLIGQEAGFSSSDIDTLLETYASKALDFSCAPRERSRSDSVISLQEALMQCPAQETSSQSSGRMDSPTPSAGSTPSHTASSNSSDKERDRVLGKKALSLAKFQPPDQPPARKDWVPDTKHHVCMACRRETFSMFNRRHHCRRCGRLVCQACSEKKMPVEGCQEEEVRVCNQCYAFFHPDADDEEEPSEAACENPLVPEETLHGLLYLPEVVHRQVQLSPNAPENQLLRSEFYYEQAPSAYLCVAILSLHTDQAACGHQLIGHCRALSRKLTSPEVDACLLTDVMQQLLFSAKMMFVKVGRSQDLALCDSYISKVGVLKILVKANYKYTPSLDDILETSAVTCLRNQLLEAEHYQLAVEVSTKSGLDPSGVWQAWGMASLVAGNFSGAREKLGRCLKPPVDRNQINLGPALLQEVIRQLENNVAATLSRSSGEDVLASLRVLEAALRDSPVDGPEGQGASSHLQQECLYYLSSYGTHLALISFHMRHGCMTEALTYLLSRECPEEVFLEGLLQPCLEQGRLGALQGMLEKLDPTLEASSRYLMASCQFLQRRSYYNTLYQLQQFMMDHVRAAMTCIRFFTHEARSYLQLGEQQRWLVRAKEHLKTYLQEQQGRSGGRRRSQGSSFRKMMSSSDISRHMNTIELQLEVTRFLHRCESAASSKALQTGAPPTTAVASGPPPTLFGGSAVKVEVACKVMLGGKNIEEGFGIAFRVIQDFQLEAQAVYTRAGQRLVRQRQYGAVRQLLKCVGESGAATKSDCDALILSCISVAEQAPADAKELESLILESKSSENKIKAYLLCRKLRPAYLQAVKLESGRAGPLVQEVLRAAEGAQDSVMQNICRQWLSEHNGPCQGQGQGQGQRQRQGQGQGQGQRQRQGQGQGQGQGQGQGQGQRQGRARARARARARARARARADPAPGKDGTAGAARGQRGPAHLSGRESGF; encoded by the exons ATGGCAGACGTGCATCCCTTCGGCTGCGAGTCTGAAACCTCCCTTCGCGACCTGTTTGATTATTTCAGGAAAGGCCTGCAGCATGGACAGTGGGAGCTGGCCGGTGCCTGCGTACCACAGCTGCTCAACTCGCCTGCAGAACTTTCGGAAAAGCTCCTAAACCTGATCAAAGCTATCGTTTGTCATCCTTACAGTTTAAA ATGGGAGTCTATGGGTAGCCCTCACAAGTTGGCTTGGTATTGGCTACAGGTTTTGGAGAAATGGACTGAGGAGCGG GTTTCTTCTGAGAAAAGAAAGGAGCTGGAgttcctgctgcttctggaggagctggagtctGAGGGCATAGCAGAGGATGTTATCAAG GATCTGCATCAGGCCTTTGAACTAAAGGCCTCAGATGGTtccagaggagaagctgctgttgtgtctTGCCTGCAATCCTTactggagaaaaagaaacacagacTGGCTCAGACTTTGTCACAGTTCTTCCAG GACAAGTCGTGCACGGAGCCTCACACTTTGCAGCACACCTTCATTCAATACCTGATGAAGGAACTGGGGGCTCCAGAGCCAGAGAAGGCGGCGGACTGGGCCCAGGCAATATATGCAGTGCTCTCTGTGATGCCATGGAGCAATTGTAGCAGGGGTGGGCAGCTCGAGGTGCTCTGTGAAGGCCTGTGGGCAGCCAGGGAGGGGCCCCTGGCAGAGGAGAGGATCCTGAGCTCGTTGCTCCGTCCCCGGTGTGACTCCCTCATCTCTGTGTACTGCAGCACCGCTCTGAGACTTCAGAGGGACCTTCTTCTGAGGGGCACTCCTCATATACAAG TGGATCTTCCTGAATCGGAGAAGCTGACCCTCAGCTTATGTTGCTGCAAAGATCGTCCATCCGTCTGGAAAGCCATTTATTTTGAGTGCCTTACAAGTGGGAAGCATTTTCTGGAACAGGTCTTG GTCACTGCGCTCGACCTGATTAAGCACGAGGAGTTCGATCAGCTGAGAGACTTACTGAAACTGGAGTTCCGGCCTTTGTCTCGTTTGCTGTTGCTCCTGGGATGGAATCAGTGTCGCAGTCTGAGCTCGGCTAAAACGCTGCTCAGCATCCTCCACTTGGATCAG GCACCAGCGAACGACTCTGTCCTTCAGGAGTTTGCCgatatcctctcctctcagttGGGACTACTGGAATGGTGTAAACACAACAACAC TGTTCCCACAGAAGCTCTGCTTGCCCAGCTTCACACCTTAGACACCCACTCTGCTCTTTATATTCTGCATTCTCTGACGCCTTTGGCTCAGTTTGAAGAATGCAAAATCCTGGAACTTCTGGAACAACTACCGAGTTCACGTCGAACAG AAGAAGCCGAGTctgctcctggacctgctgtgCAGAAGAACGTAGTTTTGTTCCAGGGTTTCTGTGCCATGAAATATGCCACCTACGCTCTGTTTGCCAATGCACACAAATATGCTGACTGCACAGAGTGTGAGTtagtgcaacagcagcaacagctgacTGGAGCAGACGCGGATCAAACCACAACTTCCTTAAAAG GGTGCCATTTGCTGTTTCGGCACTATTTATCGGAGTGTCGGCTGTATTTGGAGGCCGTACCTGTCATGTTCCGCCTGGAGCTTCTGGAGAACATCTTTTCACTCCTCTTTCTATCCACTGCTGACCTAACCCAGCAAAAAGAGACAACCTCAAACACCTGCAGTGCTGCTCAGTGGGAGCATCTATCGAGCACAAACAGACACTCACAAAAAAAGTACAACACCTGTGAGGTCGAGAACGAGAACCAGGAGCAGAGTTCAGGTTCAATGAAAGCAGCTCCCAGTCATTTTCTGGACCTGGGTCACTTTGTCCAGGGATGCAGGGGGTTCCTGCCCGACGTGACGGCCGTCGAAGGctttctgaagctgctgaaggatgCGTTGGAGGACATGTGTGTGGTGGGCCAGCAAgctggacaggaaacaggaagagccaAGTTAGCAGAAAGGATCAGCTGCTCAGTGAAGGCTGACACGTATGGGACACGTCTTCAGAGGTTGTCCAAACACATAGCAGAGGCTCagtggaggctgcagatcaTCACCAGCAATCACGGTGCTGCCAGCG GGTTAGAAAGTCCTGTCCAAGTGTCTGGGGTCAGAGCTCCGCTCACTTCTGTGGGACACAGCAAGAGCTCAAGcctgaggagaaggaagagggcAGGGAGACGCTCCCCAGAGAGACAGGCGTCCACAGAGAGACGCCATGGGGAGGGCAGCACCAGCCCATCAG agggaaTGTTGGCCTTTGGTCTTCcgaagatcaaagccaaggggcaCTTTTCTTCTGTTACAATGCAACATTTGTCTTTTGAGACGGTGGAGGCGGGTCCCTGCCTGGCGTTGTGGAGCTGGAGGTCTGTCCCTGTGGAGGTCCCCACAGTTGGCTGGTCCCTGCCATGCTGTCCCCTCCTGAGTCCTTACTCATGTCCTGCATCCGCAGAG GTGTCTCAGGTGTTTGATCTGGAGTCATCAGCCTGTTCAGGTGAGCTGATGTTCATGGAGCGCTACAAAGAAGTGCTCCAGGAGTTGGAACAGGTGGAGCAAAAGATGGAGAACCAGTCTGtgtcgtcgtcctcctcctcctctgaaggtTTGGGGATGGCCGCTGGTTCAGGGGCGGGGAGGTGTCGGCTGGGGAGCAGCGGGCGATCGACCCTCCAGGCGATcggaagtgctgctgctgcag GTGTAGCTTTCTACTCCATCTCAGACATCGCAGACCGACTCCTCAGCACCCCTGCTCACCCGGTGCCGTCCCTGGAGGAAGACTACTGGCTGAGCCCTTGTGTTTCAGACCCCTCGGGCCTCCTTTCCACACTGTTAGAGGAGCTCAGCCCCGCGTCCATGGCTGCTTTCGACTTGGCCTGCTGCCACTGTCACCTGTGGAAGACGTCCCGACAGCTGCTGGACACTGCAGAGCGTCGGCTCAACAGCAGCTTGGAGGCTCGAG GAGTAAGAGTCAACCTTATGAAAGGCCCTCGTCTGGAGGGGATCTGTGGTTTTCCTACGGTCTTACAACAGATCACCAAGATCCTGAATCATTCATCCACATATAAAAGCTCTGTTAAAACAG AGTCTGTGGGGGAAGACCCGGCCTTTGCCAGCCCGTTTGGTTGCTGCATCCAAGAGGTTCTCCTGTGCTGCCACCCTGTACTGAGCGAAGAGTGCATTGCTGCTCGGCTCAGCCTGGTTCAACGTTTGGAGTCCATCCTCCACATCCTGAGCACCGCTACAGATGGCCCAG ACTGCAGCGTTGCAAGTGCTCTCCCAGCACTCTTGGTGGAACAGGCCAGTCTGAAGCAGTCAGAACTGGATGCCCACCCAGTACGCTCCAACATGAAGCAACTGCTTCGCTCTCTGGACCAGCTTAGCCCCTTTGAGCCAGATGGAGGTCTTGCCAGACCAGATTATGTGCGCAGTTTCCTTGACTACATCAACACACTAGCATCTGTGGTAGTGCGCAGCCTTGATTCAGAAG ACCAGAACAGTGAAGTGAAGCTTGGGAATCCCCTCCTGGTTTTGCTTCAATCTCCTTTTCAGCTTCTCTCTTACCTGCTGTTTGACCGGCAAGTGTCCCCTGAGAG attgctgttgctgctgcagcaggaacagcttCGTCTGAGTGTCCAGGAGGTGATTGTGCTGCGCTGCTGTAAAACTCTGCCTCTTTGGACATTCAGTCCAGAGGATGACGTAGCGGGAGACTCCACTCTGGCCAAAAAGGATAGGGGAGTGTTCAGCACTGCCAGTTTGTGTGTCCTCTTCCAGCAGCATGCTCAGGAGCACCTGCCAGCTCTGGGACTCATTGAGGGGCCAGCTGACGCGAGCTGGGAGTCTGAGGCCTCAGTGGAGGAGCGCTCTGCTGTACCCACCAACCTCTGTGCGTCACCCAACTCGTCCCAGTCCCAGTCGTCGTCTTCATCATGCTCTTTTCTCCTCACGCCATCAGCTCTATCTTTTCTAAAGTCTCATTCCCCTTTACTGGCCACACTAGCTTGTCTGAGCGCCTGCAAAGGAGAAGCTGCTCGCACTCAGTCTTCTGGGTGGTCGGGCTACTTCCGTAGTGGACGCAAAGAAGTTGTTTTAGACGGAGAGCAGATTGCTTGTGAGGTGGATCATCTCTTGAAAGACTTCCCCATCCTGCGGTTTTACCTGCAGTCCATGGCTGAGCCAGTGCTCGGCACGCTGTcgaatgaggatgaggagggttCTCCTGGCCTAGGAGCACTTGTTTGTGGGAAACCTCTCATCAGTCTCCTGCTCTCTGGACCCCAAGAAGAAGTTGCCCAGGTTGTTGCCGCCGAAGCCTTCCAGAAGGCTCTGTCCTCCAGAGACCTGGGCCGAGCCCTCAGATTGCTGGAGCTGTACGGACAAGGCTGCAGCCAGGAGGGGGCACTGAGAGACCTCCTGCTCGCCTGTGCTGCCTTACAAG ATGGAGACCAAGGTATCCCTCAGCTGTTCCGTGTGCAGAATGCCAACCTGCGCGCTCGTGTGGCCCTCCAGGCTCTGGAGAACTGGCCTCTGTCAGCgggcagagagctgctggagttCTGCCTCCATGACCCGAGTACCGACAGTTCCCTGAGGACAGACCTggaggtgaagaagaaagaacTGGACATCTATCACTGG ATGTTGACTTTAAACCCTCCGTTGCCGTGGGCTACATGGCAAGAGTTGAGGTCTGAGTCTAACTCAAATTCGGAAGCTATTTTGTCAAAGATGCTGGAAGCCAAA GAGTTTGCCCTGTGTGCTCAGTGGTCCGAGCTCTACGCTGTCCCCGACCaactgaggctgcagctcaaGACTGAACATTTGCTTCACctgctggagagcagccagACAGACGAGGCTTTCCAG CTGCTCGAAGGCCTGCCAGATTCTGGAGTTGCTTTAGAGATCTGTGAGCGTGCGCTGGACCGTCGCCCTGGACTGGCTGCTTGTCACTTCCTGGCTGACTACCTCAGCCTGCACTTCCAGAGGCAGGTGTCTCCAGCACGCCGGCAACACATCCACGCTCTTCATCTTGGATCTAAG GTGTTGCTGACTTTGCCCCCAGCTGCCCGGCAGGACTACTTCTGCCTGCTGTCGGAGCCTCTGCTGATGCTCGAGCAGCTGCTGATGAACCTGAAGGTTGACTGGGCAGATGTGGCCGTGCGAACCCTGCGCAGCCTCCTCATTGGTCAGGAGGCCGGCTTCAGCTCTTCAGACATCGATACGCTGCTTGAAACCTACGCCTCCAAGGCCCTCGACTTCTCCTGCGCTCCCAGAGAGCGCTCTCGCTCTG ACTCTGTGATCAGCCTTCAGGAAGCTCTGATGCAGTGTCCTGCCCAGGAAACGTCCTCGCAGTCCTCGGGGCGAATGGATTCTCCGACGCCCTCTGCAG GCagcactccctcacacacagcaTCTTCAAACAGCTCGGACAAGGAGAGGGATCGAGTCCTGGGGAAAAAAGCTCTCTCCTTGGCCAAGTTCCAGCCTCCAGACCAGCCCCCAGCCCGCAAGGACTGGGTCCCGGACACCAAGCATCACGTGTGCATGGCCTGCCGGCGCGAGACCTTCAGCATG TTTAACAGAAGGCATCACTGCCGGAGATGTGGCCGCCTGGTTTGTCAAGCCTGCTCAGAGAAAAAGATGCCTGTCGAAGgctgccaggaggaggaggtcagggtCTGCAACCAGTGCTATGCCTTCTTCCACCCAGA TGCTGACGATGAGGAGGAGCCCAGTGAAG CAGCTTGTGAAAATCCTCTGGTGCCAGAAGAAACTCTGCATGGGTTGCTCTACCTGCCCGAGGTGGTCCACAGGCAGGTTCAGCTCAGCCCAAATGCTCCAGAAAACCAGCTGCTGCGGAGCGAGTTCTACTATGAGCAG GCTCCCAGTGCGTACCTGTGTGTAGCGATCTTGTCCCTGCACACGGACCAGGCGGCCTGCGGGCACCAGCTCATCGGCCACTGCCGTGCGCTGTCCCGTAAGCTGACCAGTCCAGAGGTGGACGCCTGTCTCCTCACCGATgtcatgcagcagctgctcttcaGCGCTAAGATGATGTTCGTGAAGGTGGGACGCAGCCAGGATCTGGCGCTGTGTGACAG CTACATAAGCAAAGTCGGCGTGCTGAAGATTCTAGTCAAGGCCAACTACAAATATACCCCCTCTTTGGACGACATCCTGGAGACGTCTGCGGTCACGTGTCTTCGGAACCAGCTGCTGGAAGCAGAGCACTACCAGCTGGCAGTCGAG GTGTCTACCAAGAGTGGTCTGGACCCCAGCGGTGTGTGGCAGGCGTGGGGGATGGCATCTCTGGTCGCTGGGAACTTCTCAGGTGCACGAGAGAAGCTGGGCCGCTGCCTGAAGCCTCCGGTGGACCGCAACCAGATCAATTTGGGACCCGCGCTGTTACAGGAGGTGATCAGGCAGCTGGAGAACAACGTAGCAGCCACTCTGTCCAGG TCCTCAGGTGAAGACGTTCTGGCTTCCCTGCGGGTCCTGGAGGCAGCCTTGCGCGACTCCCCTGTGGACGGACCCGAGGGCCAGGGTGCGAgcagccacctgcagcaggagTGTCTCTACTACCTGAGCTCCTACGGCACTCACCTGGCTCTGATCAGCTTCCACATGCGCCACGGCTGCATGACAGAAGCTCTAACCTACCTGCTCAGTCGG GAATGCCCAGAGGAGGTGTTCCTCGAGGGGTTGCTGCAGCCCTGTCTGGAGCAGGGGCGCCTCGGGGCCCTCCAGGGCATGCTGGAGAAGCTCGACCCCACCCTGGAGGCCAGCAGCCGCTACCTCATGGCCTCCTGCCAGTTCCTCCAGCGGCGGAGCTACTACAACACCCTCTACCAGCTCCAGCAGTTCATGATG GACCACGTGCGAGCCGCCATGACCTGCATCAGGTTCTTCACACACGAGGCCCGTTCTTACCTGCAGCTGGGAGAGCAGCAG CGCTGGCTGGTGCGAGCCAAAGAGCACCTGAAGACgtacctgcaggagcagcagggccGGAGCGGTGGGAGGAGAAGGTCCCAGGGCAGCTCGTTCCGGAAGATGATGTCCTCCAGTGACATCTCCAG gcACATGAACACCATCgagctgcagctggaagtgACGCGGTTCCTCCACCGCTGTGAGAGTGCAGCGTCCAGCAAAGCTCTGCAGACCGGTGCCCCCCCCACGACGGCCGTGGCCTCCGGTCCACCGCCGACGCTCTTCGGTGGCAGCGCCGTGAAGGTGGAGGTGGCCTGCAAG GTGATGCTGGGAGGGAAGAACATCGAGGAAGGGTTTGGTATCGCATTCAGGGTCATCCAG GACTTCCAGCTGGAAGCCCAGGCGGTCTACACGCGGgcgggtcagaggctggtccgaCAGAGGCAGTACGGAGCCGTGCGGCAGCTGCTGAAGTGTGTGGGCGAGTCTGGAGCCGCCACCAAGAGTGACTGTGACGCCCTGATCCTCAGCTGCATCTCCGTGGCTGAGCAGGCTCCGGCCGAC GCCAAAGAACTGGAGAGTCTCATCCTGGAGAGCAAAAGCAGTGAGAACAAG aTCAAAGCCTACCTGCTCTGCAGGAAGCTGCGACCAGCGTACCTGCAGGCGGTGAAGCTGGAgtcgggccgggccgggccgctGGTCCAAGAGGTCCTCCGGGCCGCAGAGGGCGCTCAGGACTCTGTGATGCAGAACATCTGCCGCCAGTGGTTGTCGGAACACAACGGGCCgtgtcagggccagggccagggccagggccagcgCCAgcgccagggccagggccagggccagggccagcgCCAgcgccagggccagggccagggccagggccagggccagggccagggccagggccagcgCCAgggcagggccagggccagggccagggccagggccagggccagggccagggccagggccgaCCCAGCGCCAGGTAAAGACGGCACGGCCGGCGCCGCCCGTGGCCAACGTGGACCGGCTCATTTATCAGGACGTGAGTCCGGGTTTTAA